The DNA sequence TCACGAGGCCCTCCCACGGGAGGAAGGCTCCGCGCGTCCCGACCCCAGGACCCGGCCTTCCCGCACCTACCGCGCGGGACTCACCTGTGTGAGTGCGGAGATGGGCCTTGAGGTGGGAACTTTTGAAGTAGGTTTTCCGGCAGCCCGGGACGCTGCAAACATAGTTCCTCCTTCGGGAAAAGTCTACCTGAGGGGTGCAGCTCTGGCCGGCCGTGATGAACACTGGGGCGGGGGCCAggggcaggagcctggggccGCCCGCGGCCGCCCCGCAGGGGGAGGCGGGCGGGGGCAGGGCCCCGGGGGGCAGGACCAGCATCAGGGCTCCCTGGGGCACGGGCGGCCCCACGAACACAGGCCGGGCCGCCGGAGCAGCATGCGGCAGGATGGGCTTCACGGTCCCCGCGGACAGCTGCGGAGGGGACTTCAAAAAAGCCGGAAACGCGCCACTCTGTCCAGTCACAGGGATCATTTGGCAAAAGACGGGGGAACTGGGGACGGGGACAGAAATCACAGGGGTGGCTTTCCTCGGCAAGTCACTTTCATAATTCTTTGGTGAGCAGGTTTGAACTGCGACAGGCCACCCTGCCTGCTGGCCTCTGTCGGCGGGGATCAGGCCACCAGACTTGTCCACGCAAGGCTGACAGGACGGGGAGTCGGCGCCCGGTAGACGGTCGGCGAGCTGCGCGGCCAGCAGAGCTCCGAGCCGGCCCAGGAACGGTGCTTCTCCCCCTCGGACGGAAGGCTGGCGCTCTCGAATCTGGGCGGCAGGAATGTGGCCAGGAGGCGGACTCCCCCCAGTGTGGGGGCTGACACTCGTCACCATGGGCccgcaggaggggctgggggctggctccAGGGGCTCCGCCTTCCCGCTCGGCACTGCCCCAGCGGAGGCTGGCGGGCTGGCCAGGACCGTGCATGCTTTGGACTCAGTTACTTGGGAAGGAACAAGTGTCCCTGTCGATGGCTCAATGAGATCAGGGCTCTGAGGAGGAGtcatgcacttaaaaaaaaaaaaggactgtgtGAAAAGGTTGTCTTGGTTACATTTTCAAGGGGACGTACTTGGATCACGCTGCCCCCCAATACCTTTAAAAGCATCTAGAAAAGACTCATCTAAGCCTGCTCCCAACGGCATCATGTGGCTTCCATGGCTACGTGAGCTATTTCATGTTCTAGGCTACTCCCCCTTCCCTGACCTCTCCCAAAGCAATCAATCTGCTTAGTTTTAAGAACGTCAGTGCCACCCCTGGCCTTGCATGGCTACTGAAATAAGCAATTTAACTATCAGGACCACAGAGGAAACAAATTTATGTTCAAAATAagagattttcaaaataatttttgattctgcatttaaaaaaaaatgcacaacaCCCCAGCATTAGCCATGTCACACGCACGCATCCAGTGCCTGCTGGACACAAGGTAAAAGTGCAGGAACGGTCCCCCGCAGGCCACGCTCTGCAGTGGCCCTGCCTGAACGCCGCCTCTCGCAGCACCCGACCCTTGTCACTCCTGTCAGCCTCCCTGCAGCAGAGCCCAGGGGTGAGCAACCCCACGAGGGGGCTCTGGCCCACTCTGCAGAATCCTCCCCGCCGCCCATGGGTCCCGTCTGCCTCTCCGGGGGTCGGCCTGCCACGTTCTCCTTCCAGCGCAGCGCCCCGAGATTCTGGTCCCGCACCTCTGTCAGCACCTCTCCGAGCTGAAGCAATCTGCCCCAGCAGCCCCGCAGCTCCAGCGGGGTACGGCAACACAGGCAGAAACCCTGCCCGATGGCACCCGACGGCGGAGCCGGTAGGACCTGGGTCGCTCCGGGCAGGCAGAGGCCAGAGTCTGAACCCAGCTAACAACAGCTGGTACCAACACAGGTGGTTTCCAGCTGCCACCAGCGTTTCCTGACCCAGACCGGGTCATCCGGGGGGAAACTAAGCCCCCACTCTGCAATTCCCGAGGGAAGTGAGGACGTTTCACTTCCTCACATCCATCTGCAGACACCGTCTTACGAACACCGTGACCCTGGAGCTGTAAGCTGTGGCCTATTAACGGAAAGAGTGTATTTTCAGGCAATAAGAGTTTTCACCCCGAGGACCCACAGAGCTCACACCCTTCACCGCCAGCATCCCAACGAGGCTCCCACAAGCGCTTCAACACGTTTATGTAACAAGGTCTAGTCACCACACAAAACGCTCTTCTCCCTGCTTCTTACCAGAGTCGATAAAGAATCGAAGTCCTTTGGTAGCTCCGGTGTGGCTGTGTCAACATGCACCATGGCAGTGACATCCCCAGGGTCAGAGACAGGTGTGAGGGGTCTCATCTTTAATAGCTCCCCTTTCTGGGATCTTTGACCCCAGGCACTCATGCAGACAAGGGCCTCGACGGCCTCAATGTCATTCTGCTCCAAGACACTGCACGTGGACCTTTCGCTATCATGCCGCTTCCTCTCGAGGATCGACTCACAGATGTCCATGATGTCAACCTAAAGGCAACACAACACAATGGCTTCTCAGTCcggaggaagcagagagggcGACCCTGATGGCCACGTGGATACGCACCCCAAGCGCCTGCACTATGCACATAACACACATGTGACCCCACACACAAACCCCACTTCTGTAGGAAAATAGGTCAATGGAACATTCACGCCAATTTAACTTTTAAGCCAACATTCTGAAGAGTGCAGACCACTGGACTTGGCTGGCAAGCAGTTTCCACAGAAAACCctgattctgaaagaaaaaaagaaagctaagttCATGTCTTCCTGCAGTAAATGCCCAGTAAGGCTTTAATTCCACAAGTGTCAGCCCCCGGGAGGGAGAAACTGATGCTGACTCAGAGGAAACGTGGCTCTTCCTGGTTGTCCCAGCCACCTGATGTCTCAGCCACCTGAAAAGCGTCCCTGCAAGGCGGGTTTCCCCGCAACTCTCTGAAGCCCTGAGCACAGCCTTCCAAAGTCAGGGCACTCCACAGGCAGAACTTGCCGGGGCGAACGCCATGTGTGCCGGCAAGGCGGAGCCCATGCTGGTGGGGCCGGGTCCCCCACACTCGGGAACACTCGGCCTCTCCTTAATAGCACAAGGCtaggcaggagagaggaagacgaATCTTAAAAATCTACTGCAACCCAGGAGATGGACGTCTTTCCTGCGTGTCACATTGGTCTTTCTAAGCAGGAAGGGGGGACGGAAGCAACCGGAATCAACTGAACCCTTCGTAAAGACCCTTTCAATCTACAAAGATACACGTTTCCACTCAGCTTGCCTAAGCATCAAATCCTTCTGTCCCGCCAGGTCCCCCCAGAGCACGCCAGCAGTGTGACGGCCTCTGGCCCAGCTTCTGACCACTGGGtcctcagaaccatgagatcacggacATGGGGCTGAGAGCGGCAGGAACAGAGGGGTGCAGTGCACCCAGACCTCTGTCTCAGGCCCTCAGGGTCCTCGAGTCTCGACGACCAAGATTCTAGCCGCCTTCAAGCTCGAACACGAGGTGGCCAAGGCTGAGGAAACAAGAACCTCACTTCACCTCCCCCACACCGCCTTCTTCCGCGCCCTCTATCCCCCACCCACCGCCTCTGGTCATCAGGCCAGCTTTGCCCCGCCTCCCTATCAGCTTTACCCCGCCCTCTACCCCACCCACCGCATGTAGTCTTCAGGCCAGTTTTGCCCCGCCCCCTACGTGCCGCCTTCCGTCCAAGTTTGCCCCGCCCACCGCATGTGGTCTTCAGGCCAGCTTGACCCCGCCCCTACCCCCCCCGCCCACTGCATGGGGTCTTCAGGTGAATTTGTGAATTTGCTCCAATCCCCTAGGTACTGCCCTCCGATCAGCTTTGCCTCTCCCCCTACCTCCACCCACCACGAGCGGTCTTCAAGCCAGCTTTGCCCAGCTCCCTACGTACCGCCTtccctccagctctgcctctcccctgccccgccTTCCCTCCAGCTTTATCCCGCCCTCTACGTCGCCCACAGCCTGCCGGCTTCCCGCCAGCCTTTGCCCCACCCCCAATCCTGCCCGCCCCACCCGCCGGCTTGCCACCTTCCCGCCAGTTTTTATCTggccccctctccctttccatcaTCCGCTCGCCGGACCCCCGCCGGCCGCGTGTCGCGTTCCCGCCGGCAGCGCCCCGCCCAGCGGCCGCCTCCTCACAGGGCCTGGTGACGTCATGGCTGGAAATAGCCCCGCGCGGGGACGCGGCAAAGCAGGGTTCGCTCCGAATACTCCAGACAAAGCTACGCGTAGGGGGCGCGGGGCGCACGCCCCCGCGCCACCCGCCGCGTCCCTGCACCGCTGCTGCCCCTCCTAGCTCCTGAGCCCGCTCTGGCCCCTAAACGTGCGGTTGCGGCAAGGCCCCATGCGTCCCCGCCCTTCTCCACACCCCGGCCCCGCACGGGCGGCACGTCCCCGCCTCGCCCTTCACTCGGATGGGCGCTCACTCACCGCATGCGCGTCGCCCGAACCCACAGAGCCCGGCGTGTGCATGGTGCCGGCGGCCCAGAGGCAACAAAGCAGCCGCGGGGCGGGAGCTCAGCGCACGGCAGCAGTCGCACGTGCGCCGCGAGTGGCGGCGACCGGAGCTCCTGCGGCCGGCGCGAGCCTCCGCCCGCCCGCGCCGCTCNNNNNNNNNNNNNNNNNNNNNNNNNNNNNNNNNNNNNNNNNNNNNNNNNNNNNNNNNNNNNNNNNNNNNNNNNNNNNNNNNNNNNNNNNNNNNNNNNNNNCGTGGCGCGAAGGCAAACGAAAATACACCGCGCCCCCagtggggcggggccgggccccCAGCAGCCAATGCGCGCCGGGCCCTTGCGCCGCCGGCCAATGGGCGCCGCGGGGAGCCGCGTGATCAGAGCCTGGCCGAGGCGTGATCTGGCTGGGAGGGATGCGGCACGTGTTTTGGTCCAAgtgaggggcggggcctgaggcCCTGGAAAGTAGGGGAAAGGTCCTGGCGGCTTTGGTAGGACTGAGGGGCGGTGCAGACGGTGCCGGGGAAGTCCCCTGGCGGGGCTCGCTGGGGAGTGCCACGGCGCTTAAAGGGGTACAGCCCGCAGCCCGCCCGAGTGTAGGACCCATTGAGCGTATTAGACCCGTAGGGGGAACCCGCTGggttttgcttgcttgtttataATTTTCACTCATCTGTCGTCAGCTCCTAGGCGTGCATCCCTGACCAGGAAGTTATGAAAGCAGGCTGGCTCTAGGTGAGGTTCCTGCATGCATGGCTTTCTGCAGGCCCCTAGAGCCCAAGCTTCTAGGCCTGAGTCTGCCTTTGACGTCCCTTCCCAGGCAGCTAGGGGCCGTAGTTTCCACTCTTAAGTGACGCGGGAGAAACCCACCCGTTCTTCCCAAACCCAGTGTAAGCGCCACACCCTCTAGGAAGTCCTGGGGCCAAAGGAGAGAGATGCCCACtgatatctttctttttccctggcCTTGCTTTGACCATGCCTCTGGGTGTGGCTTATGCACTTCTACAGCTCTAAGTTCTTAAAGATCCGGGACCAGTCTGTGTGCCTTTGTACCCTGACAGCCTACAGCTCAGCGTGGGAGAGCCTTTCATCCCCTTGTGCTCTCCACCTTTGCTGAGCTCAGATGTGGGTGGGTGCAGCTAACAGGCAGGGGTCATAGTGAAGAGTCCTTGGCCCTAAAAGCCAAGGGCAGGGGAGAGTAGAGGATCCCTGCGCTCTGAGCGAGAGAAGCCCTGGGTCCAAGGGACAGGCCACAGGAACCGGCAGCTGCGGAGGCCCCGGGATCTGACCACTGTTTGTTCCTCACAGGCCTGCTCTGGTTGGGTGGGAGCCGGGAAGGCTGGCCGCATCCTCTCCATTTCTTCCGCAGTTATTTAATTGTCTCCTCACCAGAAGGAAGCCTCCCTGGGTTGGGGAGCTTGTCTGATTCATTGCGgccccccagggcctggctcccTGCAGACACACAGCAACCACTGGTTGAAGGAGCAAATAAAGAGGATCGCCTGCTGCCCCATCCCCACAACTCAGACATCCACCTCTAAATCCGTGTTCTTGAGACCGAACTCACATTCTGCCCAAGTCTGGATTGCGCGCCTCTGGGAAGGGCCATCGCCAGTTACCCCCATACTTCCACCCAGAAATGAGTCACTttggccccttcccttccctgcactTGCCTCCTTTTGCCAATTACCTTGTGCCTGCCCTTCTCCGGCGCAAGTATCTCTCAAATTACCAGCTTCTCTTCATTAcccactcctgccctggcccAGGCCACCGCCCGGCCTCCCCTAAATTCCTGCCACTGCCTGCCAGCGTGTCTTGCTGCCTCCAGCCCCATCACTTCCGGTCTAATCTTCAACTCACTGCTGGGAAGATCTTCTGGAAGGAGCGGTGGCACCAAACTAGCATGCACACTCTCGGCTTGCGTCCAAGTGGCTACTGGACTGAACCTGGTTTGTCTGGCCAGAGTCTGTAGCTCTGTATAATGGGACCAGGCCATCGGTtcctgctctgcactgaccagttcccccagcccctctctctcttgctgtcctgCCTCTACTGCCCCGATGCAGACCGCTgtgtccccccaccctccacatcAGGTCACATCACTTTCTCCTCCTTTGCACGTGGCATGCCTTCTGCATGAACAGCCCAACCCTTCTCCACCTTGGCTCTGTGAGACTGGGTGACTCCCCAGTGAAGCCCTTCCTGATTCCCATACAGCAGGACAACTTGGCAGAATGCTATGTGcagggtttgtttttcttttagtgtttatttttgaaggagagagcggcagaaagtgagtgggggaggggcagagagagagggagacacagaatccgaagcaggctccaggctctgagcggtcagcacagagcctgatgcggggctcaaactaacgaactgtgagatcacgacctgaaccgatgTCTgccacttaagcaactgagccacccgggtgcctccaTGCGGGTCCCTCCTTATTCCCTCACCTCAACCCAGATACCACTTCTCCATGaagcctttcttctctctctttctgtctctctctctctctctctctctctctctctctctctctctctcacacacacacacacacacacacacacacacacacacacacacacacagtgggctGCATGGTTGCTGCCAGACCCTGGATACTGGTCCTACCTGTAGTCCAAGGAGCAGTGACATGTTTCTAAATCAAAGACACAAGGCATTCACTAGGAGACATGACTGAGGCTCTCGGTACCAGGCCCCGCGCACCCTCAGAGTGAGGACAGCCTGGATGCGGCCACGGACAACTGTGTGAAGGGGCACACGACACACTGACCAGATTGCTACCACTTTCTTCTGTGGCCTTCCAGACACAGTGCATCTGCACATGTGCTTTTACACAGTGGGTGGTGTTCGTGTACCTTCCGGACCTTGCTTGCTGGTTTCACAACATGTCTTCTCAGGTATTACCTCTCGGTACACGGAGATCGGAGATCAATCTCATGCTTTGTAAGGGTTAAATAATTTCACACTAGAGGAATGTGACACCGTTTATCAAAGCTCCTGGTTAAATCACCAGGGTGCTTAGATTGTTTTCAGTTTGCCCGGACATGGTGTCCAAGCATCATTTGTCCCCGTGCAGGAGACTTACCGGGTCACCTCCTCCAACTGGAATTGCGGGGTCACctgcccttctctttccttcctgtcctttctcctttGGGCAAATGTTTAGGGAAGCACGGTGCAGACACAGGGAAACATGAGCACCGAAGTGTTTCCAAAGTCTCACAAAGCACACATTGCATAACTGGCACCCAGGGCAAGAA is a window from the Suricata suricatta isolate VVHF042 chromosome 4, meerkat_22Aug2017_6uvM2_HiC, whole genome shotgun sequence genome containing:
- the KLF11 gene encoding Krueppel-like factor 11 isoform X2, translating into MHTPGSVGSGDAHAVDIMDICESILERKRHDSERSTCSVLEQNDIEAVEALVCMSAWGQRSQKGELLKMRPLTPVSDPGDVTAMVHVDTATPELPKDFDSLSTLCMTPPQSPDLIEPSTGTLVPSQVTESKACTVLASPPASAGAVPSGKAEPLEPAPSPSCGPMVTSVSPHTGGSPPPGHIPAAQIRERQPSVRGGEAPFLGRLGALLAAQLADRLPGADSPSCQPCVDKSGGLIPADRGQQAGWPVAVQTCSPKNYESDLPRKATPVISVPVPSSPVFCQMIPVTGQSGAFPAFLKSPPQLSAGTVKPILPHAAPAARPVFVGPPVPQGALMLVLPPGALPPPASPCGAAAGGPRLLPLAPAPVFITAGQSCTPQVDFSRRRNYVCSVPGCRKTYFKSSHLKAHLRTHTGLLWLKSLLGKLPFQRVPLHQL
- the KLF11 gene encoding Krueppel-like factor 11 isoform X1; the protein is MHTPGSVGSGDAHAVDIMDICESILERKRHDSERSTCSVLEQNDIEAVEALVCMSAWGQRSQKGELLKMRPLTPVSDPGDVTAMVHVDTATPELPKDFDSLSTLCMTPPQSPDLIEPSTGTLVPSQVTESKACTVLASPPASAGAVPSGKAEPLEPAPSPSCGPMVTSVSPHTGGSPPPGHIPAAQIRERQPSVRGGEAPFLGRLGALLAAQLADRLPGADSPSCQPCVDKSGGLIPADRGQQAGWPVAVQTCSPKNYESDLPRKATPVISVPVPSSPVFCQMIPVTGQSGAFPAFLKSPPQLSAGTVKPILPHAAPAARPVFVGPPVPQGALMLVLPPGALPPPASPCGAAAGGPRLLPLAPAPVFITAGQSCTPQVDFSRRRNYVCSVPGCRKTYFKSSHLKAHLRTHTGEKPFSCSWDGCDRKFARSDELSRHRRTHTGEKRFACAACDRRFMRSDHLAKHARRHVTARRAPGWQAEVGPLNRVAPAGKCGGPPATPPASA